The following proteins are encoded in a genomic region of Galbibacter sp. BG1:
- a CDS encoding peptidylprolyl isomerase, producing MEKGIYAKFNTSKGEILVKLTYDKTPGTVGNFVALAEGKMENSVKPQGKPYYDGLSFHRVINDFMIQGGCPLGTGTGDAGYKFDDEFDSSLRHDRPGVLSMANAGPGTNGSQFFITHVETPWLDDKHTVFGFVEEGQDVVDAIAQGDKIDTLEIIRVGEEAENWNAIEAFRTFEGEREKRVAAEKAKAEEALEKLAAGFDKTESGLRYKMIQKGSGAKAEKGKTVSVHYKGQLENGQVFDSSYQRNQPIDFTLGAGQVISGWDEGISLLQIGDKARFVIPAHLGYGSRGAGGIIPPNATLIFDVELVNVK from the coding sequence ATGGAAAAAGGTATCTATGCAAAATTCAATACTTCCAAAGGAGAGATATTGGTAAAGTTAACTTATGACAAAACACCTGGAACAGTAGGTAACTTCGTTGCTTTGGCAGAAGGGAAAATGGAAAATAGCGTTAAGCCACAAGGGAAACCATATTACGATGGATTATCTTTTCATAGGGTTATCAATGATTTTATGATCCAAGGTGGATGTCCACTTGGAACTGGAACCGGGGATGCTGGATATAAATTTGACGACGAATTTGATAGTTCTTTAAGACATGATAGACCAGGGGTATTGTCTATGGCAAACGCAGGCCCTGGAACCAACGGGTCACAATTCTTTATTACTCATGTGGAAACTCCGTGGTTAGATGATAAACATACTGTTTTTGGTTTTGTTGAAGAAGGACAAGATGTGGTCGATGCAATCGCTCAGGGAGATAAGATAGACACATTGGAAATTATTAGAGTAGGGGAAGAAGCCGAAAATTGGAATGCCATAGAAGCCTTTAGAACTTTTGAAGGAGAAAGGGAGAAGCGTGTGGCTGCCGAAAAAGCAAAAGCAGAAGAAGCGTTGGAGAAGCTTGCTGCCGGTTTTGATAAAACGGAAAGTGGACTTCGCTATAAAATGATACAAAAAGGGAGTGGAGCAAAAGCAGAAAAGGGAAAAACGGTTTCTGTACATTATAAAGGACAATTGGAGAACGGACAGGTTTTTGATTCCTCTTACCAAAGAAATCAACCAATCGATTTTACCCTTGGTGCTGGACAAGTAATTTCTGGATGGGATGAAGGTATTTCACTTTTACAAATTGGAGATAAGGCAAGATTTGTTATTCCCGCACATTTAGGGTACGGCTCTAGAGGCGCTGGTGGAATTATACCACCGAATGCAACCCTTATTTTTGACGTAGAACTGGTAAACGTTAAATAA
- a CDS encoding YfiT family bacillithiol transferase, protein MTKTDLESLKYPIGKFTVPATITSHDITKWIRVIERFPYKLENLVEDFDDLQLDTPYRPDGWTVRQVIHHLADSHMNSYIRFKWALTEEKPLIKAYFEDRWADLSDAKEGDIEMSMVLLDALHARWVFMLKNLTTEELKRTLIHPVTGDELSLEDLIAMYAWHCEHHFAHINNLAKREEWV, encoded by the coding sequence ATGACTAAAACAGACCTAGAATCGTTAAAATATCCCATCGGAAAATTTACTGTTCCGGCTACTATTACATCCCATGATATTACTAAATGGATACGGGTTATTGAGCGTTTTCCATATAAGCTGGAGAACTTGGTGGAAGATTTTGATGACCTACAATTGGATACTCCCTATCGCCCGGATGGATGGACGGTAAGGCAAGTGATTCATCATTTGGCAGATAGCCATATGAATAGTTATATTAGGTTTAAATGGGCTCTTACTGAAGAAAAGCCACTCATTAAGGCGTATTTTGAAGATCGCTGGGCTGATCTTTCCGATGCTAAAGAAGGGGATATTGAAATGTCTATGGTATTACTGGATGCGCTTCATGCCAGATGGGTTTTTATGCTTAAAAACCTAACAACTGAAGAGTTGAAAAGAACTTTAATTCACCCTGTAACTGGTGATGAGCTTAGTTTGGAAGATTTGATAGCTATGTATGCCTGGCATTGCGAGCATCATTTTGCGCATATCAACAATCTGGCTAAACGGGAAGAGTGGGTGTAA